One genomic window of Salvia miltiorrhiza cultivar Shanhuang (shh) chromosome 4, IMPLAD_Smil_shh, whole genome shotgun sequence includes the following:
- the LOC131019525 gene encoding AT-hook motif nuclear-localized protein 15-like, translating into MANRWWAGNVAMNPMSSSAAPPSLHLRNSVEDHDALNNASNSSGSNPNDDGEEGQNPAGDIEISEPSSASGGRRPRGRPPGSKNKPRAPIVITKESANALRSHVLEIASGSDVLESIATFAHRRHFGVSVLSGSGVVTNVTLRQPDAPGGVLNLSGRFEILSLSGAFLPSPSPPGSTGLTVYLAGSRGQVVGGPVVGALLASGPVMVIAATFTNATYERLPLEDDGAAGEGMQPQPADQPPPSSAAMYNNVASNLLPNGQMPHDVFWAAPRLPPSF; encoded by the coding sequence ATGGCCAACAGGTGGTGGGCGGGGAATGTGGCGATGAATCCGATGTCATCATCAGCGGCGCCGCCGTCGCTCCACCTGAGAAACTCAGTCGAGGATCACGATGCGTTGAATAACGCGTCGAATAGCAGCGGGAGCAACCCTAACGACGACGGCGAGGAGGGGCAGAACCCCGCCGGCGACATCGAGATCTCGGAGCCGTCGTCGGCCTCCGGGGGCCGGCGCCCCCGGGGCCGCCCCCCTGGGTCGAAGAACAAGCCCAGGGCCCCCATCGTCATCACCAAGGAGAGCGCCAACGCCCTCCGCAGCCACGTCCTCGAGATCGCCAGCGGCAGCGACGTCCTCGAGAGCATCGCCACCTTCGCGCACCGCCGCCACTTCGGCGTCTCCGTCCTCAGCGGCAGCGGCGTCGTCACCAATGTCACGCTCCGCCAGCCCGACGCCCCCGGCGGCGTGCTGAATCTCAGCGGGAGATTCGAGATACTGTCGCTATCGGGGGCGTTTCtgccgtcgccgtcgccgccgggGTCCACCGGATTGACGGTCTACCTTGCCGGCAGCCGGGGGCAGGTCGTCGGCGGCCCGGTGGTCGGCGCATTGTTGGCGTCGGGGCCGGTGATGGTGATCGCCGCGACGTTCACGAACGCTACCTACGAGCGGTTGCCGCTGGAGGACGACGGCGCCGCTGGAGAAGGGATGCAACCGCAGCCGGCTGATCAACCGCCACCGTCGTCCGCGGCTATGTATAATAATGTAGCGTCGAATTTGCTCCCCAACGGACAAATGCCGCACGACGTGTTTTGGGCTGCGCCGCGCCTCCCTCCGTCTTTCTAA